One Algibacter sp. L3A6 genomic region harbors:
- a CDS encoding DUF4834 family protein, with protein sequence MGLLRTIFIIVLVYYLFKVLSRIFAPLLMKFAVKKAEERFGGQFQKQQQEPVNKEGEVTIDKIPNTRTSNKDVGDYVDYEEVD encoded by the coding sequence ATGGGTTTATTAAGAACCATATTTATAATTGTTTTAGTCTATTATTTATTTAAAGTGCTTTCTAGAATATTTGCACCGCTCTTAATGAAGTTTGCCGTAAAAAAAGCAGAAGAACGCTTTGGAGGTCAGTTTCAAAAACAACAACAAGAGCCTGTTAATAAAGAAGGAGAAGTGACTATTGATAAAATCCCGAATACCCGAACGTCTAATAAAGATGTTGGCGATTACGTAGATTACGAAGAAGTGGATTAA
- a CDS encoding GNAT family N-acetyltransferase: MITLKEVKNKKDLKAFVKFPFTLYKDCEYWTPPIISQEMNTFNKNENPVFKDAEAQLFLAYKNNAIVGRIAAITNNLEIEDQNIKKMRFGWFDFIDDLEVSKILLGKVAEIGKSKNLEHTEGPVGFSNLDKVGVMTEGFDSTAPMVTWYNHAYYVKHYEAAGYEIEKSYSESRFPFENVKPEFFKKAQELIKRRYQLKALKFTKTSEVMPYVDKMFDLFNASYASLSSFVAINDIQKAYFKKKFISFVNPEYIKFVVDKNDELVGFAIVMPAFTTALKKMNGKLFPFGFRHILNAKKNSKDVIFYLIGIHPDYQNKGVHAVIFNEYYETFKEKGIQTCFRTPELEDNHAIHQIWKHFDPVVYKRRKTYKKLL, from the coding sequence ATGATTACACTAAAAGAAGTAAAAAATAAAAAAGATTTAAAGGCATTTGTTAAATTCCCTTTCACGCTTTATAAAGACTGCGAATACTGGACACCTCCTATTATTAGTCAGGAGATGAACACTTTTAACAAAAACGAAAACCCTGTTTTCAAAGATGCCGAAGCTCAGTTATTTTTAGCCTATAAGAACAATGCTATTGTTGGCCGAATAGCTGCGATTACTAATAATCTAGAAATAGAAGACCAAAATATTAAGAAAATGCGTTTTGGTTGGTTCGATTTTATAGACGATTTAGAAGTTTCTAAAATATTACTTGGTAAGGTTGCCGAAATAGGAAAAAGCAAAAATCTAGAACACACTGAAGGTCCTGTTGGGTTCTCTAACTTAGATAAGGTTGGTGTAATGACGGAAGGTTTTGACAGTACTGCTCCCATGGTAACTTGGTACAACCACGCTTATTATGTAAAACATTACGAAGCTGCCGGCTATGAGATTGAAAAATCTTATTCTGAAAGTCGTTTTCCTTTTGAAAATGTAAAACCTGAATTTTTTAAAAAAGCACAAGAGCTTATAAAAAGACGCTACCAACTAAAAGCCTTAAAATTCACTAAAACAAGTGAAGTGATGCCTTATGTTGACAAAATGTTTGATTTATTTAATGCGAGCTATGCTTCATTATCATCATTTGTGGCAATTAACGATATTCAAAAAGCTTATTTTAAAAAGAAGTTTATAAGTTTTGTAAATCCAGAATATATTAAATTTGTTGTAGATAAAAATGATGAATTAGTTGGTTTTGCTATTGTAATGCCTGCATTTACTACTGCTTTAAAAAAGATGAATGGTAAGTTATTTCCTTTTGGTTTCAGACATATTTTGAATGCTAAAAAGAATAGTAAAGATGTTATTTTCTATTTAATAGGAATTCATCCAGACTACCAAAACAAAGGTGTGCATGCTGTGATTTTCAATGAATATTACGAGACTTTTAAAGAAAAAGGTATCCAAACGTGCTTTAGAACTCCAGAGCTAGAAGATAACCACGCTATACATCAAATATGGAAACATTTTGATCCTGTAGTTTACAAAAGAAGAAAAACGTACAAGAAACTACTATAA
- a CDS encoding S9 family peptidase, with protein MSKSINEVAIPSAKKISKTLEIHNDVRIDNYYWLNNRENPEVIEYLNAENNYTKALMAHTEDFQKDLFEEMKGRIKEDDSSLPYKLNGYWYITRYETGKDYPIYLRKKGSLNAEEEILFDCNEMAKDQSYFSLGGISISPDNKMAAFSTDTVSRRQYTVQIKNLETGNILADKILNTTGSATWANDNKTLFYTMKDAVTLRSHKIFKHKLDTDSKDDIEVYHEADETFNTFVYKTKSKKYIVIGSSSTLSSEYQILSADTPDAAFKMFQERTDDMEYSIAHYDDAFYVISNCDDATNFKLLKTSETATEKENWKDLLPHREAVLLEDIEIFKDYLVVNERENGLNNIRIISWDGSEDYYLPFNSETYTSYIGNNPDFDSDVMRYGFNSLTNPSSVMDYNFKTKTSEVKKEQEVLGGKFNKENYESKRIWATARDGVKVPISLVYKKGIKLDGTNPLLQYAYGSYGSTTDPSFSTIRLSLLNRGFVYAIAHIRGGEYLGRHWYETGKLLTKKNTFTDFIDCSKFLIEENYTSNKHLYAYGGSAGGLLMGAIINMNPELYNGVLAAVPFVDVVTTMLDDSIPLTTGEYDEWGNPNNEEYYHYMKSYSPYDNVEAKDYPNILVTTGLHDSQVQYWEPAKWVAKLRELKTDSNILLLQTDMESGHGGASGRFESLKEVALEYAFLLDLEGIKR; from the coding sequence TCGTGAGAACCCTGAGGTTATAGAGTATTTAAATGCCGAGAATAACTATACCAAAGCCTTAATGGCGCATACTGAAGATTTTCAAAAGGATTTATTTGAAGAAATGAAGGGGCGAATTAAGGAAGACGACTCATCATTACCTTATAAATTAAACGGGTATTGGTATATTACACGTTATGAAACCGGAAAAGATTACCCTATTTATTTACGTAAAAAAGGAAGTTTAAATGCCGAAGAAGAAATTCTGTTCGATTGTAATGAAATGGCTAAAGACCAATCTTACTTTAGTTTAGGAGGGATTTCTATTAGTCCGGATAATAAAATGGCAGCGTTTTCTACAGATACAGTTAGTAGAAGGCAGTATACTGTTCAAATTAAAAACTTAGAAACAGGCAATATTTTAGCCGATAAAATTTTGAATACTACCGGAAGTGCAACATGGGCAAACGATAATAAAACATTGTTTTACACCATGAAAGATGCTGTAACGTTGCGTTCTCATAAAATATTCAAACATAAGTTAGATACCGATTCTAAAGATGATATAGAGGTTTATCACGAAGCAGATGAAACCTTCAATACCTTTGTATATAAAACAAAATCTAAAAAATATATTGTTATAGGTTCGTCTAGTACGTTGTCTTCAGAATATCAAATTTTAAGTGCAGATACTCCAGATGCTGCTTTTAAAATGTTTCAAGAAAGAACAGATGATATGGAGTATAGTATTGCACATTATGATGATGCGTTTTACGTGATTTCTAATTGTGACGATGCTACAAATTTTAAACTTTTAAAAACAAGCGAAACAGCTACTGAGAAAGAAAACTGGAAAGATTTACTACCTCATAGAGAAGCTGTTTTATTAGAAGATATCGAGATTTTCAAAGATTATTTAGTTGTTAATGAACGTGAAAATGGACTTAACAATATTAGAATAATAAGCTGGGATGGTAGCGAAGATTATTACCTGCCTTTTAATTCTGAAACTTACACATCTTACATAGGTAATAATCCTGATTTTGATAGTGATGTTATGCGTTACGGTTTTAATTCGTTAACCAACCCAAGTTCGGTAATGGATTATAATTTTAAAACTAAAACAAGCGAAGTTAAAAAGGAACAAGAGGTTTTAGGAGGAAAATTTAATAAAGAAAATTACGAATCTAAACGTATTTGGGCTACAGCTCGCGATGGTGTAAAAGTGCCAATTTCTTTAGTTTATAAAAAAGGAATTAAGCTAGATGGAACTAATCCTTTATTACAGTACGCATATGGTTCTTATGGTTCAACAACAGATCCTTCGTTTTCTACCATTCGTTTAAGTTTACTAAATCGTGGCTTTGTTTATGCTATTGCGCATATTCGAGGTGGAGAATATTTAGGACGCCATTGGTACGAAACTGGAAAGCTTTTAACCAAGAAAAACACTTTTACAGATTTTATAGATTGTTCTAAGTTTTTAATTGAAGAAAATTATACTTCAAATAAACATTTATATGCTTACGGTGGTTCGGCTGGTGGTTTATTAATGGGCGCTATTATTAATATGAATCCGGAATTGTACAACGGTGTTTTGGCTGCTGTACCATTTGTAGATGTAGTTACTACTATGTTAGACGACTCAATTCCTTTAACGACAGGAGAATATGACGAGTGGGGAAATCCAAATAACGAGGAGTATTACCATTACATGAAATCGTATTCACCATATGATAATGTAGAAGCAAAAGACTATCCGAATATACTCGTTACAACGGGTTTACACGATTCGCAAGTACAATATTGGGAGCCTGCAAAGTGGGTGGCAAAGCTTAGAGAATTGAAAACAGATAGCAATATATTATTACTGCAAACAGATATGGAATCGGGTCATGGTGGTGCTTCCGGACGTTTTGAAAGTTTGAAAGAAGTTGCGCTAGAGTACGCGTTTTTACTAGATTTAGAGGGAATTAAGCGCTAA
- a CDS encoding transporter, whose translation MKAIKSILILLLTFFSTQAFCQYTDVINSNRPGVSRSAFSVGTNVAQFEVGPYIIEEERTPAIGYKVSGFGADFAVRYGLLWEQLELNFEGNYQSDNKSYFSNLDNKDRRSNFKYLTLGAKYLVYDPYKNAEDDKPNLYSWKANHTFKWKSLIPAIAVYAGANFDTPDNPYTADAIEGVSPKVMIATQNNFSGGWVLVMNLIKDRIGTDQSDFTYILTLTHSFSPQWVVFGETQGIQSDYYADNLFRFGGAYLWGKDFQLDTALTFNTKDTPSVFSVNFGMSYRLDFHKDKEIDNGNTIEDASKRSGKKKKKGSKKDAKESTKKPKRDAIDFED comes from the coding sequence ATGAAAGCTATCAAATCGATTTTAATTCTCCTACTCACATTTTTTTCAACTCAAGCATTCTGCCAATATACTGATGTTATAAACTCTAACAGACCTGGTGTTTCTCGTAGTGCCTTTTCTGTAGGAACCAATGTAGCGCAATTTGAAGTTGGACCCTATATTATTGAAGAAGAACGCACGCCGGCCATAGGCTACAAAGTTTCAGGCTTTGGTGCCGATTTTGCTGTACGTTACGGGTTATTATGGGAACAATTAGAATTAAACTTTGAAGGAAACTACCAAAGTGACAACAAATCGTATTTTTCAAATTTAGATAACAAAGACCGTCGTTCTAATTTTAAATATTTAACTCTTGGAGCTAAATATTTAGTTTACGATCCATACAAAAACGCAGAAGACGATAAACCGAACCTTTATAGTTGGAAAGCAAACCACACTTTTAAATGGAAATCGTTAATTCCTGCCATAGCAGTTTATGCTGGTGCAAATTTTGATACACCAGATAATCCATATACTGCCGATGCTATAGAAGGTGTTAGCCCTAAAGTAATGATTGCTACACAAAACAACTTTTCTGGAGGTTGGGTTCTTGTAATGAATTTAATAAAAGACCGCATAGGAACAGACCAATCTGACTTTACATATATATTAACCTTAACGCATTCTTTCAGTCCACAATGGGTTGTTTTCGGAGAAACACAAGGTATTCAAAGTGATTATTACGCCGATAATTTGTTTAGATTTGGTGGCGCTTATTTATGGGGTAAAGATTTTCAGTTAGACACCGCTTTAACTTTTAATACAAAGGATACGCCATCTGTATTTAGCGTAAACTTCGGAATGTCTTACCGATTAGATTTCCATAAAGATAAAGAAATTGACAATGGAAATACCATTGAAGATGCTTCTAAACGCTCAGGAAAGAAAAAGAAAAAAGGCAGTAAAAAAGACGCAAAAGAAAGTACAAAAAAACCAAAACGAGACGCTATAGATTTTGAAGATTAA
- a CDS encoding aminotransferase class I/II-fold pyridoxal phosphate-dependent enzyme — MKDLFEKIYKDKGPLGKWASQAEGYFVFPKLEGEISNRMKFQGKDVITWSINDYLGLANHPEVRKVDAEAAAQYGSAYPMGARMMSGHTDLHEQLQNELASFVSKEAAYLLNFGYQGMVSTIDALVSKDDIIVYDVDAHACIIDGVRLHMGKRFTYKHNDIESLEKNLERATKMAEQTGGGILVISEGVFGMRGEQGRLKEIVELKKKFTFRLFVDDAHGFGTLGATGAGAGEEQGVQDDIDVYFATFAKSLASTGAFIAGDKEIIDYLKYNLRSQMFAKSLQMQLVAGALKRLDMLRTMPELKAKLWENVNALQSGLKERGFDIGTTQSCVTPVYLKGSIPEAMALVKDLRENHGIFCSIVVYPVIPKGLILLRLIPTASHTLEDVSETLNAFDVIRERLENGTYKRLSASVMAAMGE, encoded by the coding sequence ATGAAGGATTTATTTGAAAAGATTTATAAAGACAAAGGACCACTAGGAAAGTGGGCGTCTCAGGCTGAAGGTTATTTTGTATTCCCAAAATTGGAAGGCGAAATTTCTAATAGAATGAAGTTTCAAGGAAAAGACGTAATCACATGGAGTATTAATGACTACTTAGGTTTAGCCAATCATCCAGAAGTTCGTAAAGTAGATGCAGAAGCAGCTGCACAATATGGTTCTGCATACCCAATGGGAGCAAGAATGATGTCTGGTCATACAGATTTACACGAACAACTTCAAAATGAGTTAGCATCTTTCGTAAGTAAAGAAGCGGCTTATTTATTAAACTTTGGATACCAAGGTATGGTATCTACCATTGATGCTTTAGTTTCTAAAGATGATATTATTGTTTACGATGTAGATGCTCACGCTTGTATTATTGATGGTGTGCGTTTACACATGGGTAAGCGTTTTACTTATAAACATAATGACATTGAAAGTTTAGAGAAAAACTTGGAGCGTGCTACTAAAATGGCAGAGCAAACTGGAGGAGGAATTTTAGTGATTTCTGAAGGTGTTTTTGGAATGCGTGGAGAGCAAGGACGTTTAAAAGAAATAGTTGAGCTTAAAAAGAAATTTACTTTCAGATTATTTGTTGATGATGCACACGGTTTTGGAACTTTGGGAGCAACAGGAGCAGGAGCTGGAGAAGAGCAAGGCGTGCAAGATGATATTGATGTATATTTTGCAACTTTCGCTAAGTCTTTAGCCAGTACAGGAGCTTTTATAGCGGGTGATAAAGAAATAATTGATTATTTAAAATATAATTTACGTTCTCAAATGTTTGCAAAATCTTTGCAAATGCAATTAGTTGCTGGAGCTCTTAAGCGTTTAGATATGCTTAGAACTATGCCAGAACTTAAAGCTAAACTTTGGGAAAACGTAAACGCATTACAATCTGGATTAAAAGAGCGTGGTTTTGATATTGGTACAACGCAAAGTTGTGTAACACCGGTATACTTAAAAGGATCTATTCCTGAGGCTATGGCTTTAGTAAAAGATTTACGTGAAAATCATGGTATTTTCTGTTCTATAGTTGTGTATCCTGTAATTCCAAAAGGATTAATTTTATTAAGATTAATTCCTACAGCATCACATACGTTAGAAGATGTTTCTGAAACTTTAAATGCATTTGATGTTATTAGAGAGCGTTTAGAAAATGGAACTTACAAACGGTTATCTGCTTCTGTTATGGCGGCAATGGGCGAGTAA
- a CDS encoding PLP-dependent cysteine synthase family protein, which yields MKHRNQVFDNVLELVGNTPLVKLNRITSKFEGDFYAKVECFNPGQSSKDRIALYIIEEAEKKGILKPGDTIVETTSGNTGFSIAMVSIIKGYECVLAVSSKSSPDKIDMLRTMGAKVYVCPAHVSADDPRSYYQVAKRIHEELKGSVYINQYFNQLNIDAHYNSTGPEIWKQTEGEITHLVACSGTGGTISGTAKYLKEQNPNIKVIGVDAFGSVIKKYHETREFDEKEIYPYRIEGLGKNLIPGATDFDVIDQFVKVTDEESAHTAREIARTEGMFVGYTSGAATQAIKQLGEQGAFKKGDKIVVIYPDHGSRYMSKVYSDKWMSDQGFFDSQNEAAAESIQYIK from the coding sequence ATGAAACACAGAAATCAAGTATTTGATAATGTATTAGAGTTAGTTGGCAATACTCCTTTAGTAAAGCTAAACAGAATTACCTCTAAGTTCGAGGGGGATTTTTACGCTAAAGTAGAATGTTTTAACCCAGGGCAATCATCAAAAGATAGAATTGCACTTTACATTATTGAAGAAGCTGAAAAGAAAGGTATTTTAAAACCAGGCGATACTATTGTAGAAACTACTTCTGGTAATACAGGTTTCAGTATTGCAATGGTAAGTATCATTAAAGGCTACGAGTGCGTGTTAGCAGTAAGTTCAAAATCTTCTCCAGATAAAATTGATATGTTGCGTACCATGGGAGCAAAGGTATATGTATGCCCAGCTCATGTTAGTGCAGACGATCCAAGATCGTACTATCAAGTTGCAAAACGTATTCACGAAGAATTAAAAGGTTCGGTTTACATCAATCAGTATTTCAATCAATTAAATATTGATGCACATTACAACTCTACAGGACCAGAAATTTGGAAACAAACAGAAGGAGAAATAACGCATTTAGTGGCGTGTAGCGGTACCGGAGGAACAATTTCGGGAACAGCAAAATATTTAAAAGAACAAAATCCAAATATTAAAGTAATAGGTGTTGATGCTTTTGGTTCGGTGATTAAAAAATACCACGAAACAAGAGAGTTCGACGAAAAAGAAATTTATCCATACCGTATAGAAGGTTTAGGTAAAAACTTAATTCCAGGTGCTACAGATTTTGATGTAATAGATCAATTTGTAAAAGTTACCGATGAGGAAAGTGCACATACCGCTAGAGAAATAGCTAGAACAGAAGGTATGTTTGTAGGTTATACTTCTGGAGCTGCAACCCAAGCTATTAAGCAATTAGGTGAACAAGGTGCGTTTAAAAAGGGAGATAAAATTGTTGTTATCTATCCAGATCATGGTTCTCGTTACATGAGTAAAGTTTACAGTGATAAATGGATGAGCGATCAAGGTTTCTTCGATTCGCAAAACGAAGCTGCTGCGGAAAGCATTCAATACATAAAATAA